The following DNA comes from Chitinophaga nivalis.
GCATAATCTCCACCGACAATAACATAAAAATGATATTGCGCCGCACCAGTATACTGATCAATCCCAGTACGAATAAAACGCCGGACAACAGCAAGCCCGCTGTAGTTGGATGTAGGTTCATACGTCTGTATTTTCAAGGAAACGATGTAAGGTTTTTTGTTTTTGACGGCCCAGGTGATACGCCCCTACAATACCTGCCATCAGCAACATTCCGGTCAGCTCCACCGCCAACAGATAAGGCCCGAACAGGGCCATGCCCACAGCTTTGGGGTCAACCACCTGTATACCTGCCGCCGGTTGCCGGTTCTGCATCACCAGAAACAACAACTCTCCCAGCAGAATGAGACATAATATTGCCGGAAAAATCCAGATATGTGGTTTCAGCCACTGTCGTTCCTGTATAGCCGATTCTTTTCCCAGGTTCAGCATCATCACAAAAAAGATCAGCAACACCATAATCGCACCGGCATATACAATCACTTCCAGGGCAGCCATAAACGGCGCGCCATACATATACAATACCACCGCTACCGCCAGCAACGATACCACCAGGTACAACAGGGCGTGCATGATATTATAACGGGTAATGACCATCAGCGTGGACAATACAGCGATAGCTGCTGCGATACAAAAGGCTGTGTTCATCTGGTTGTGTTTATGGTAACAAACTTTTGATATTTACTGGTGGTTCTTCCTGTTCTGCCTCTCCTTTATCCTTATCCTTAATGGCCAGGCCAGCGATATTGTAATAGTTATAACCCGGATATTTTCCCTGGCTGTTGATCAGCAGATCCTCTTTTTCATATACCAGGTTTTGCCGGTTGTATTCCGCCATTTCAAAATCGGGCAAGAGTTGTATGGCATAGGTAGGACAAGCTTCTTCACAGAAACCACAGAAGATACAGCGGGAGAAATTAATGCGGAAAAATTCCGGATAACGCCTGCCGTGTTCATCTTCCGTTGCCTGCAGGGAGATACAATCTACCGGGCAGGCCGCCGCACACAGGTAGCAGCCAACACAACGCTCCTCTCCGTCGGGGTCGCGGGTAAGGGCAATGCGTCCGCGCCAGCGGGCTGGCAATGGTGCTTTCTGTTCCGGATATTGAAACGTTTCCCGCTTATGAAACATATGCAGAAACGTGAGCCACATACTTCTAAATAAACTAAACATCCTGTAAGGATTTATAAGTTCAGTAATACAGATTTCATCCGTTGAGCCACAGTTTAATTGCCGCCGTTACCAACAGGTTTGCCAGCGACAAAGGGAACAGTACCTTCCAGCCATATTCCATCAGCTGATCATAACGCGGCCGCGGCATAGAAGCCCGTAGCAGGATGAACAGCATAATAAAAACAAATGTTTTGAGTACAAACCAGATCACCGGCGGCAGGAAAGCGGGTCCCAGCCATCCGCCAAAATACAGGGTCACCAGCATCGCAGATATCAGTGTCACCCCCAGGTATTCACCAATAAAGAACATACCGAATTTCATCCCGGAATACTCCGCATGGAAACCAGCTACCAGCTCACTTTCCGCTTCCGGAATATCAAATGGTAACCGGTGCGTCTCCGCTACACCGGCTACCAGGAAAATAAGAAACCCAATAAATTGCGGCACGATAAACCAAACTGTTTTCTGCGCCGCTACTATTTCATGTAAATTAAAAGATCCGCTCAGTACTACTACCCCCATCAGCGACAGCCCCATGAATACCTCATAGCTGATCATCTGGGAAGCGCCACGCATGGCTCCCAACAGGGCATATTTATTATTGGAGGCCCACCCTCCCAGTACAATGCTATATACCCCCAACGATGACATCGCCAGGAAAAACAGCAGGCCGATATTCAGGTCTGCCACAATAATACCGGGGGCAAAAGGCACTACTACAAAGCTCATCAGCACACTGAATACGACTACACCTGGTGCAAATACAAACACTACTTTATCGGCAAACGGTGGTATCCAGTCTTCCTTGAAAAACAGTTTGATGGTATCCGCCAATACGATCAGGATGCCGAAAGGGCCTGCTCTGTTGGGCCCGTAGCGGTCCTGCCAAAGCGCCAGCATCCGGCGCTCCACCCATATCAGGCCCGCAGCCGTATTTAACAGTGCAAACAGCACTCCTCCTATAATCCACCAGGTGTTGATCATAACCTATATTTTTATCAGCTGCGGCGCTTCTGCAATCTGCATATCCGGTAATCCTACCGGGATGCCGGCAGCGCCCTGCTGCAGTGTATCGTTAATAATAACCGGTAACGTATAGTGATGACCGTTATCTGTAAAATGCAACAGATGACCAGCCGTAATCTGTAATCTTTCTGCATCTGCACTATGCAGCATGATGTAGGGCGCCGGCATACGCGCCGCAATACCAGGTGTGTGTACACTCAGTTCTTCTGATCCGAAGATGTGGAACAGCGGTACCAGCAACAGGTGGCCACCCAGCGGCAGGAAAGGTTCCGGCACATCTGTAAAGAAGGGCGCCTGTTTATTCCGGGCAGGATTGATCAGC
Coding sequences within:
- the nuoH gene encoding NADH-quinone oxidoreductase subunit NuoH gives rise to the protein MINTWWIIGGVLFALLNTAAGLIWVERRMLALWQDRYGPNRAGPFGILIVLADTIKLFFKEDWIPPFADKVVFVFAPGVVVFSVLMSFVVVPFAPGIIVADLNIGLLFFLAMSSLGVYSIVLGGWASNNKYALLGAMRGASQMISYEVFMGLSLMGVVVLSGSFNLHEIVAAQKTVWFIVPQFIGFLIFLVAGVAETHRLPFDIPEAESELVAGFHAEYSGMKFGMFFIGEYLGVTLISAMLVTLYFGGWLGPAFLPPVIWFVLKTFVFIMLFILLRASMPRPRYDQLMEYGWKVLFPLSLANLLVTAAIKLWLNG
- the nuoJ gene encoding NADH-quinone oxidoreductase subunit J, whose protein sequence is MNTAFCIAAAIAVLSTLMVITRYNIMHALLYLVVSLLAVAVVLYMYGAPFMAALEVIVYAGAIMVLLIFFVMMLNLGKESAIQERQWLKPHIWIFPAILCLILLGELLFLVMQNRQPAAGIQVVDPKAVGMALFGPYLLAVELTGMLLMAGIVGAYHLGRQKQKTLHRFLENTDV
- the nuoI gene encoding NADH-quinone oxidoreductase subunit NuoI; this translates as MFSLFRSMWLTFLHMFHKRETFQYPEQKAPLPARWRGRIALTRDPDGEERCVGCYLCAAACPVDCISLQATEDEHGRRYPEFFRINFSRCIFCGFCEEACPTYAIQLLPDFEMAEYNRQNLVYEKEDLLINSQGKYPGYNYYNIAGLAIKDKDKGEAEQEEPPVNIKSLLP